The stretch of DNA CTCTACGAGAATAAGAACGTAGTTTTTTTTCGGCTTGTTTTAAGAGGTTTTCTTCATTTGGATACGCTTGATAAAATGGCTCCACGTTTTCATTTTTCGAGAGATAATCTACCATCAAAGTAGTAAAAGACTGACTCTCACTTAGTGTAATTATCGGATTGTTCATCATTTATTTATCGTTTCTAAAACAGCCAAAGGACGATCCGTTGCAAAAATATCTACCCCCATTTTCTCATATTCTTGGTAACGGCTATTGCCTCTTTTTTCGGCTTGTTTATCCAAGTTACCCAAAGTACCTAAAATGACCATGATATCCTCCTGATGAATTTTTTGGTACAATGATTTGTCAGACAAGCGAGTTCCGGTAAAGGCAATCATTCGATTACTCGGTATATCAGACTCTAATAAATCATTCAATTCTCGCTCATTTCGCATATTTACAGACAACATCATTTCGGGGGCTAACCGATGAAGTTTCTCTGCCTGTCCGACCGAATAACTCACCAAAATACATTGTTGTTCCATTTTATTTTTGCGAATCACATCTATCAACTGTTGGTAATCGACGGTCTTTTTAATATCTACCATAAAATAGAGCATTTTATCTTTTCCCCATTGCAAAGCCTCCTCGAAGGTCGGAACTTGATAGTCGGTTTGGTTTCCGAAATCATCCATCAAAAAATATTTTTTTATCGTAGACAAACTTACCTGATTTACATCTTGCCTCGCCGTAGTAGTGCGCTGCAAAGAGTTATCGTGCATCAAAATTAATTGTTTATCTTGAGTACTAGAAATATCAATCTCGAAAATGTTAATCCCTTTTTGGTATAAAAATTCCATGGTTTCTATACAGTTTTCTGGATAATTTTCTAGGCCACTCCCGCCTCGGTGTGCACTAACTAAGGTTTTGGTTTTGTTGGCATAAGAAAAATCTTCGGTAGAATTTGGTATGATATTTTCTATAGTAATAGAGGGTTTACATTGTAGAAAAAGAAACAATGCAGAAAACAATGTATATCGTAAAATCAATTTCATATAAAAATATATAAATGTGAACCACAAAATTAGATGTTTAATTTTAAAATAAATGCAGCAAAATGGGTTTAAAATCATTTGTAAAAAAAATAGCAGACAGTGCAGAGAACCAAGCGCACCGTTTGTTCCATACACTAGAAGACGTAAGACACGAGGCGTCTAAGCTTGCGATCGACATAGCAATAGAAGGTATCGACATGACACAAAAAGCCTTGAAGAAATTTGATGAAAAATCGGATGAAGTATATGAAAAAGCTAAAGAAAGTGCATCAAAACTAAAAGATAAATTAGAAGAAGAAACAAAAGATGTTCGCGAATTAGCCGAAGACCAATACCAAAAAACAAAAGATTTGGTACAAGATAAAATGAAAACGGCAGAAGACAAAATGCACAAAAAAAGTGCAGATTTAGCAGAGAAGGTAAATGATACCATCGATGAGATAAGTGAAAAACTAGACAAAGAAAAAGAAGAATGATCTATTCTACTTTTTTAGTGATGATGTTTTGGGGACAATATTCTCTACCCAATTGTATTGTTTGGACTGATTTTTGCTAACTCTGCAAAGATTAATTTAAGAATATGGAAAATAATTTAAATGATTACAGCAGACAAAATCGTCCGCGAGATATTGCTATTTGGGTATTAGCCATATTGCTTTTGTTATCTATTGGTTTTATTATTTACCAAAATATTAATTACAAAATAGACAACTCTTCCCTCACAATAGACGCCAATGATCTAGAGCGTAGCCGAGAAATACTGAAACAAGAATTACGCATCTTACGGTCTGATTACGAAGACATGAAAAAAGTTGCCAAAGAACAAGACTCTACCATAAATGATAGAGATATAGCTATTTTCGAGAAGCAAAAACAAATACAAAGTATTCTTAATAAACAAAACATTAACGAAGAC from Weeksella virosa DSM 16922 encodes:
- a CDS encoding glycerophosphodiester phosphodiesterase family protein, coding for MKLILRYTLFSALFLFLQCKPSITIENIIPNSTEDFSYANKTKTLVSAHRGGSGLENYPENCIETMEFLYQKGINIFEIDISSTQDKQLILMHDNSLQRTTTARQDVNQVSLSTIKKYFLMDDFGNQTDYQVPTFEEALQWGKDKMLYFMVDIKKTVDYQQLIDVIRKNKMEQQCILVSYSVGQAEKLHRLAPEMMLSVNMRNERELNDLLESDIPSNRMIAFTGTRLSDKSLYQKIHQEDIMVILGTLGNLDKQAEKRGNSRYQEYEKMGVDIFATDRPLAVLETINK